In the Nicotiana tabacum cultivar K326 chromosome 16, ASM71507v2, whole genome shotgun sequence genome, one interval contains:
- the LOC107782906 gene encoding uncharacterized protein LOC107782906: MDETLIVHVEESKPVEQERTESQNNEIQENGNGSSHDHDHDHDHDETNLDKTLMRLDLLLTLLGFNQSSVVRFVLSWIFFLLFGVVLPVVMLELSNCPGCEKGQIKCFELDILASQALLAAASLICLSHNLRKYGIRKFLFVDRYSGHMERFSDQYLNKISDSVRLLVLWVFPCFLLKTAREIIRILYVHHESWWQSAAISLAFISSWTYITAIFLSACVLFHLVCKLQIIHFDDYVKLLEREPECVVLIQEHVRLRYHLSKISHRFRIYLLLEFLIVIVSHFVTLFQTTGYTGLITYINGGDFAVSSVVQVVGVILCLNAAAKISHRAQGIGSVASRWHALATCTSGEASQMRNSTSMSNLEVNRSSSFYMNFSESDLESLDFVTEPTNTQLASYMSSYQKRQALVMYLQNNPGGITIFGWTVDRGLINTIFFIELTVVTFILGKTIVFTGH; the protein is encoded by the exons ATGGACGAGACCCTCATAGTCCATGTGGAAGAATCCAAACCCGTAGAACAGGAGCGAACTGAATCCCAAAACAATGAAATTCAAGAAAATGGAAATGGAAGTAGCCATGATCATGATCATGATCATGATCATGATGAAACTAATTTAGATAAAACCCTTATGAGGTTAGACTTACTTCTCACATTGTTGGGATTCAATCAGTCTTCAGTTGTAAGGTTTGTGCTGTCATGGATTTTCTTCTTGTTATTTGGGGTCGTGCTTCCTGTTGTGATGTTGGAGCTCTCTAATTGTCCTGGATGTGAAAAGGGTCAAATCAAATGCTTTGAGCTGGATATTTTGGCTTCTCAGGCTCTTCTTGCCGCTGCATCCTTGATTTGCCTTTCACATAACCTTCGCAAGTATGGAATCCGGAAATTCCTCTTTGTTGATCGCTACAGTGGCCATATGGAGCGTTTTAGTGACCAATATCTTAACAAAATCTCT GATTCTGTTCGCTTGCTAGTATTGTGGGTGTTCCCATGTTTCCTTTTGAAGACTGCACGTGAAATAATTCGCATTTTGTACGTGCATCATGAGTCATGGTGGCAATCGGCTGCTATTTCATTAGCTTTTATTTCATCATGGACTTATATTACTGCAATTTTCCTGTCAGCTTGTGTTTTATTCCACCTGGTCTGCAAATTGCAAATTATACACTTTGATGACTATGTGAAGCTTTTGGAAAGGGAGCCTGAATGTGTTGTTTTGATACAAGAACACGTTCGTCTACGTTATCATCTCTCCAAAATTAGTCATAGATTTCGAATCTATCTTCTGCTGGAGTTCTTAATTGTCATTGTGAGCCATTTTGTGACTCTCTTCCAGACAACTGGTTATACCGGGCTGATCACTTACATAAATGGTGGTGATTTTGCA GTCTCCTCAGTTGTTCAGGTGGTAGGGGTGATCCTTTGCTTGAATGCTGCTGCAAAAATATCCCACAGAGCCCAAGGTATTGGATCAGTGGCAAGTAGATGGCATGCTTTGGCTACATGCACTTCAGGTGAAGCGTCCCAAATGAGAAACTCAACTAGCATGAGTAACCTGGAGGTTAACCGGTCTAGCTCATTCTATATGAACTTCTCAGAGAGCGATTTGGAGTCTCTAGATTTTGTAACTGAACCGACAAATACGCAATTGGCTTCTTACATGTCCTCGTACCAAAAGAGACAAGCCCTAG TGATGTATTTGCAGAACAATCCTGGGGGAATTACCATATTTGGATGGACAGTTGATAGAGGTCTCATCAACACAATCTTCTTCATTGAATTGACAGTGGTAACGTTCATCCTCGGAAAGACCATTGTTTTCACGGGTCACTAG